The Benincasa hispida cultivar B227 unplaced genomic scaffold, ASM972705v1 Contig446, whole genome shotgun sequence DNA window ATGAGAGGAAATTCTTACCCATACTAAAAGGTAACTATTTGTGGTGGAAAAAAAAGGTTAGCATCTATTCCTCCTTCCACCAATAAAAATATGCCACATGGGCAATATTTGATAAAGCTTGTACTCTAATTGAaattagaatatatatatataaagaaataaGGTCAAGGAATGAAAACGTCTACCCGATAACAAAAGAATATACTCTAATTTACTTTAGAAGTGAATCAAAACTTCTTCAACACAATCTCATTCACTTTAAAATAACATAAGCTGTTGACTTATTGAATCTTTCACTAgtcaaaattatcataaataaattcataaaaatatatacagtTTCCTCATTGTTTCAactttagaaggaaaaaaaaaagtagtctCTTTTTATTTTACTCTCGACTCACAaatgtctaaatttaatttttgagcttttaaataaatcttaacATTAGTTATCATACTgtcaattaaaattgaatttggtaaaataattaagataaaacttttgaaaatatttataaataataacaaaatatcaccgTCTATCTACGATAGACCATGATAGACCCGCGTAGACTACTATCTGTATCTATCTCTATTACGAGACAGATAgatagatagtagtctatcacaaaaaaaaaaatagtgaaatcttgatatatttataaatattttgatttattttcctatatttaaaatcaatccaacaattaataattttcataaGAAATACATCATATATGTTTTCAAATGATAGAAAAAGGCTAATAgagataaattatatatttagaaAAAGTTAGACCTAAACTAACCCTAGAATTAAGTTGTATTTAATTTCCTCACATAATTTACTTGGGGCGACTTTAGAATTAAGCAGTAGTGGCAATGTCCTTATCCACACCAAAAAAATTGCTTTACAATCACACGcgcaaggaaaaaaaaaaaaattaaaacccaaaagaaaaaaactggtCGAAGAAACAATAGCAACTGTGGAAAGGGCAAGAGTCTCTTTTGCTGGCCCCCAGTTAgcattaatatttataatatccCCCACGAAAGTTAGTGGAATAACTCAATGAGCATTTTTTATTGTCCCCTCTATAATTgataccaaaaaaaaatatttgggtATATCCCAGTTGCATccgtatttatttattttattcaattgttcaatcacaaattgtcatacggtaaaatatttctattttgaaaaaaagataTGTTACTTAATACATCCCCTGCTACGTACACTCATCTTTGTACCTACCGCCAAATTGTCCAATCATAGTTTATTACATAACAAGTTCTTTTTACATCtatctttaaatattttatttttattttttatttttttgtgtatGATGAGACTGCGATGTATAGAAATAAGTGCATGTTgcactttttttaaatatatatattattttttttttctttttctgattGAAGTAGATACATGAAAATGAGCGTACCTCAATTGCACTTAAATAGGTATTTGGGCACCCAACTTTAACAAGGTGAGGTGCGGCTATTCCAATTATAATAGTTGGTATTTTCAATTATTAGGGTAATTATATTCGGTAGTACTTTTAAGGATAATCATCACGtatataacaacatttttaGAGAactgcaaatatagcaaatacAATCAGTGATACACCACGTTATTGATAGATTCTTACCAATGATatagtttatcactgatagactcctactaGTGATgtgaactatcactgatagactttgaaagtaaaatctaaatttgactatatttacaaatattttgcACTGTGTTATATCTACAAATAGTTTGGACctgattgttatatttgcaactacCCCTATTATAACCTTAGTGTTTTCAATTATTATAACTCACAGTTAACTACAATAttactattttaaatattatttgttataatatttactatttgttacGGTGTTTGCTATTTTCTACTCatcctctctttttctctttactACAATTGGTACTATTTCAAATAACATGCACCCCAAAAGATTATTATAAGTTACAAACTATCATAACTAGTTCAACATCTCAAATACAGATTAGTATAACTTACAGACTATAAAAGCTACAGATTAAATACCAAAATTATCAcccaaacacaaattattataactcatatgataaccaactcaACACCCCAAACACGTCAAAATATTATCCAATTGATTTACCAATACACAAACACACACATACCCACATACGTCACCATAATATTGAATGTAAACAATACCAACCcccttcattcttcttccttaTAATTCACTTTTCCCCTCTCAAAAACTCAACCAAATAAGAAGAAAGcttaagaaagaagaagaagaagaagaaatggcaGAGGAGTGCACCGAAAGCTCTGTTGCGACCTCAAATTCAACACCACAAAACTGGTGGGAtattaaccataatcaacatcATCACCATCCTTCGCTTTCTTATAATTCACATTGGCTTCTCCAAAACCCTAATTCTAATTCCTCTTGTGAAGACGATTCTTCCTTTACCAACGCTTCCAATCACTCTTCACTCACCTCTAATCACCTTCTTCATCATCCTTCTGATCATAATCACCACTGGACCCAAGTTTTGTTGTaagttttctcttttctttcttcctttaaGTCATACTCCATAACGATTTCAACCTTCTTAATCCTTCTCcaataaccatttgattttatattatgtgttttcacattttttttaagttatgcaagtagttttaaaaaacgACTAGAAATTTGAAGGGCACCCaataatttggtttttggtttttaataatcatttttttttcctctcaatcAATGATATAGATCTTTCTTatgtaaaagagttgaattcttagctaaattcaaaaaaacaaattttaaaaaaattattattttttagttttcaaaatttggtttattAGTAAAATGTAGATAAAAAATCAAGACGTTTGTTTTGAAATGTGtgttttatagtttatttttcaaaatctaaaatccaaaaatcaaatgattactaaacaTGACCGAAGTATCTTAATGGTAAAAGAAATCTTTAATTTGGTATAATGGAGTAGCTTGAAGTCACCATGCATATACCTAGATAATCTtaaatatatgtgtatataattTTGTGGAAttactattattaattttaatttatgtaggAACATAGGAAACGATGTGGAATTACAAAGCAACGAAGAAGATATAGAAGCGAATTTTCTTGAGACAATATCCTCAAGAAGCATGTCCACCGCCGGAATCTTCGAACCCACCGCATGTAGCGATTACCTTAAAAAAATGGACacaacaaacaacaacaattgGGATGACACTTTTCAAACCTTcaccaataacaacaacaataacaataacgGACTTCTTACAACGTCCCACACTCACATGCTCCAAAATGAGAGGTTTTTGAAGCTTTCAAATCTTGTAAACACGTGGTCCATTGCTCTTCCGAGACAAGATGCACAACTACGACACTTGATGGAAGACCAACACGACCATCTCCGAGCTACAACTGTACCAACCCATGAGGTGCTCGAGCCAGATGGGACCGTGCCCGACCCTGGACTCGACCCATTTGATTCGAGCATACCTAGAAGGTCGATTCATAATCAAAATTATGGGgattatatttcatttaatgGACGACTGGCTAAATCGGTGGTTGGTATCAATGGTTGGAGTAATAATCCTTGTTTCAAGTCGTCATTGAATTTGTCTGCTGATAGTAAGAAGCAGATTCACCAAATTTCTTCGCCGGTAAGCAAATTAAatgcttttaattattttattatttttcttaattattattattttgacaatttatttgttttgtacATTATATTAAAGGGAAAAATTAAATCTTAGTGGGAATTTAGAAATTCAAGCAAGTGGTTTAAAAAATctttctttaatatttaatatttaaaaataaactaatatttgtactttttttttaaattacatatCATCAAATGAAACCTTAGCTTGAAtatattttttggtttttggtctATTTTATCTCCCATATATGGCCTAGTAGTGTGTTTGGCAGCTAGGattaaaaataagtttgttCTTCTTAGTGCttttaaagaatttaaaatcaaaagtggATTGAAAAATTCTATATCAATATAAAATAATCTTTTAAGAGTAGGCATTAAACATGTTCATATATAATAACCCCACTTAACTATAATGGATCGAGTAAGAAATGCATTTACTTTcgatcatttttaattaattttcactgGTAAAATCAAAGTAGAACTAGACCAgtaattgaattgaatttagtTGCAATGTGAATATGAagtagaaggaaaaaaaatggagtGGAAAAAGTTATGAGAATGTTTGAATTtattgaaatgaaattgcaGACAAGAATTAGTGGACGAGGAAGTGGAGTTTTGAgcgaagggaagaagaaaaggtCCGAAGAATCTTCTGAAACTTCCACCAAAAAGGCTAAGCAAGATAATTCAACTCCAGCATCTAATAAGGTCTACATATATCTAActtatattttatgtatttcAATTTCAACATCATTTTGACTCagtatatatctatatatatatataggagtGAGCATAATAGACCAAAAAATCGAGTCGACCGACTGAATCGAAGTCGGTCGATCGGAGAAATAGAGGGATTGGTTTgtgtttgtataaaaaaatcttAAGAATAAACCAAACCGACCGACCAATTTACTAAAACGACCATACTCAGTTTGATGGTGGTTTGATTGAAAAATCGACTCCTACTGACCGATGCTCgtccctatatatatataacaatggcaaatataattaatcagaTTCCAAATATTAAAGGATATAACACAATACAGAATAATTAGTATATCTAGGAAATTTGATATCTAACTTTTGCAATCTATAAGTGATGGACTATATCACTTATAGAAGTCAACAATAGAGTTTATTACTAGTAAAAATCTATCACCGATGGATTTTTTTACctttataacttttttaaaaataatgctATGTACTTAATTCTTAGAGTTGAAAATGCTAACCTATTGCATATCCTATCCCACGatatgcatgttttatttattaatctattTTAAAATCTTCTTGGTTAATGTTAACCGTTTGTATAATAAAATCTCCGACACGGTTCGATGGGAAGAAttgttatattattaatataatttagtttaattagtagttagaagttaattaattatttcttattttcttgTATGACTATAAATAGGTATTTTATAGATGATAATAGacatctttttaaaatattcttgAAAATAGAATTATGTTCTTGACACTTTTTACTAAACTTTATGGATAAATTTTTCTTGTTTAATCATGAATTTGACGTAATACACGTTATCCTGCATCAATTGTAAATGGAACGAATTATTAATTTAGTtgactttattttataataaattttaaaaatctctaATTTAAGATAATGATTGAATGTGTTTAAACTATGTTTAAATTATCATTAGTACGATGTAGATTCTAAAGTAGAAAATACTAAGTTATTGTCTAAAAAGGAATGTGAAATATATTGAATAATAGGAATGTGAGATTTGATGATATTAATGATAAACTGAACCTGTTTATTTTAACTcattttatgaatttattttgacataattttaatatattatgaatttttttttaaaaaaaagtttagaatgttaattattttgttataatttatagATACAACAACCAAAGGTCAAAATTGGAGACAGGATAACGGCCCTTCAGCAAATTGTGTCGCCatttggaaaggtgaatttgacttttgcttcatttcaattttatgttattttcaacttttttattttctttttttcttttttattttccacATGAAAAATTCTTTAACTTCATTTCAGACTGATACGGCGTCGGTTCTAACTGAAACCATTGGATACATAAAGTTTCTACAAGAGCAAGTCCAGGTTCgcattattttctctctttttccctttttttaaataaaaaaatgtattaaatataaaaattcaaccatAATTCAAAAAACTAGGTAAACTATTtccaaatataacaaaatatcactttCTAGTAGAGATAAATCTCGATAGACCACAATAAGAATCTATTAGTAtatgatagatgtctatcgcgATCTATGTCCAGTGATAAATGTCTATCGTAATCTATCATTGTCAGTCACTTATAcacagtgacattttgttatattttaaaatatttgtactgacttatcatttaaattattcaaaaataattttttaatattttttaaaaaaatttaattatcctATGATAATTGGATACAATAGGAAACTAGACATCAGTATGCACCCAAGTTTTTttggatttgaaatttttttcattctcCTAGTTATTATTGTAGATCTAGCTTTAGCTTTTGTTTCAGTGCCACTTTCCATGTTTTGGTCTTTTATGCTTTTATATGTTCTATGTCAGTACTTTGGATACATAAAACTTAAATCATATGATATTAACTTTATGTGAAATAATGATTGGAAACTAAGATGGTATCTCCCTTCTATTATTGGGAGCACCAAATACATAATCTTACTATTTCTcaattaaagataaaaaaaaaaaaaataataaaaataaaggaagGGAAGGGATAAGAATATCTGTGATGTCGGGATGAAAATTGAGCGCATGTCTTTAAGTTTTACTTTTTTgcaaatatgtaaaaaaaattctatttgaaaatttgattgttatctgacttctatataattgttatgtgattgctatctgatttctatgtgattattACATCtgcaattataaaaaaattgaagtcatggttttggttttttaaaaaatatttgtcatATAATGCAATTTAcctttatatattataaaacgTTTGTCAGTGCTTAAAATTTGTTTCGCCTTCCATATTTCAGCTACTGAGCAATCCATACATGAAGACGAATTCTTATAAGGTAGGCTACTTATTACATTTCTTGTTTCcatttttaaacaatattttatggaaaaaaaaaataaagagaggTTAAAGATATagcataatataaaaaaattacaacacATGACGAAATTTAGATAGTGTATCGGTATATACTATATCATCCAAAAgattttatcattgatattagattttgctatatttacaattttttaagcTGCTATTATACATctagttattattcctaaagaTGCTACCAATTGTAATTAccctaaaattaaacattatatcattaatcaaagagaaattatttcaaatggtaaaattgtttaaaatatttacaagatatagcaaaattctacaactatcaatgatagacgctaaTATACATTGATATACTTCTATCAATGTAtatcaatatcactgatagatacgAAGTCTACCAGtatctatcagcatctatcattgatagttttaaaagtttattatattttgtaaatattttattttatttttctatatttaaaaatgaaggCTGGAAATTACTTACCCTCACATTTGAAGTAAAAGATAGTTTAAAGACCCTTTTTTGGACATTGAAATGTTTATATCAGTAACAAATTTTTTTCtctgaattttaatttataataattttgcttttgtattttaattatgttataatttagtTGTAAACTTCATTAGCTGAGAATTATGAACTATACAAAAGTTTTGAAACAATTCAAAACTCCAATTGTAGAAAATTCCATCAAAAGAGTGGGTGAATTTCACACGGTAACGACTTACTCTTTCAATTTATACTCATATATTCAATTCCTAATAAGTATATCAATCTACCCTCgtaaaaaacacataaaattttaataatatttttcattacaACGATTGAatcattgaaaattttaaattctagaACTGAAATTTGTTATAAATTGAAAGTAAAAGAAGAATTCAAttctaaaaagtattttttttataataataataataatagattaTACAAATTTTGATTAGTTGTAACATTTTATACCTTTCAGGATCCATGGCAAAGcttggagagaaaagaaggtAAAGGGGAAGGAAAATTTGACCTAAGGAGCAGAGGGCTTTGTTTAGTTCCAATTTCATGTACTCCCCAAGTCTATAGAGAGAACACAGGATCTGACTATTGGACACCTTACAGAGGTTGTTTCTATAGatagatattatatttgaaatatcaaCTTATTTCATAGgaagaaatatttatttataaatgaaaCTTAACACTACTTCTATTGCTCTCACCTTTCTTCtgtatttctaaatttcaataaGTTGAAATATACAACCAAGTTTAGAGCATCAATGTTCAAGCATTATTTTTCAGCCTATTCATGTGCTATATATTCGTTCTTACACTTATATGAGTAAGCCCTACTACAAAATCTATGATACTTTAACACTTGTAACTTTTACATACTttgacatttattaaaaaaaattaactaatgtGCTTTCTTTAAAGTAAAacgtaaaaaaaaaaggcatagGAAGTGGATATTTCACAgaatttttgggatttttaaAATCATACGTTTTTCATAGTGATTGCGCAAGGTTTGTCATGTCCCTTTTGGTCAAATAAATTTATACCGTTCCTTTTTAACTTGTAGAATAAGTGAGAGAGATTGATCCACAGAGAGCTGACAGAGTTCGTAGAAAATATTGTTAAAATTCAAAGGTAATGAAAAGAGGGGGAGGTTTGGATGTGGATTTAGAGTATGATTAAAAGggtgcacaaaaaaaaaaaaaaaaaaaaaaaagaagtaaatgcAAGTAGAGTAATGAGAAAATAACAATTGTGTGAAATGTCAAGCTCGGGTTTGAAGGTATCTCAACTTCTTTCTTGATCGTCGAACAcatgggttttcttaactatgacaattcttaattgcttcctaaagacattccacaattaatctttaaattgcattaaactcatggattttcttaactatgacaattcttgaaatcaaaaaattcaaaattcaagattaattgTATGGATGTTCTCAATTAGTAAGTTCtttcaagaaaataggaaaagaagtccAAGTTTCTATCAAGATTACTAATTTTGGCAACCTAATTACAATTTTATTATAGAACCATGtaattttgcatacaaaaattgatcaaaattgagttgtcaattcattttcaatcaattttatccaaaatctcaacaagaacattcaagaacaaGTAATTACATGAAGGTAGTCAAAGAAAAGTATAAAGAAAATTCTAATGTACgtgaaagaaaattgaaaaagaaagaagaaagaagaagaagaaaattgaaaaattgaaatgaaaaatgaaaagaaagaggaAATTTGTCCTATTTTGCAAATTTTTAGCTTCGTTTGTTCAACGTTGGTGAAGAGGGTATCAAGTGTATGAGGGATTAGTTAAAT harbors:
- the LOC120069506 gene encoding transcription factor bHLH111 isoform X1 — translated: MAEECTESSVATSNSTPQNWWDINHNQHHHHPSLSYNSHWLLQNPNSNSSCEDDSSFTNASNHSSLTSNHLLHHPSDHNHHWTQVLLNIGNDVELQSNEEDIEANFLETISSRSMSTAGIFEPTACSDYLKKMDTTNNNNWDDTFQTFTNNNNNNNNGLLTTSHTHMLQNERFLKLSNLVNTWSIALPRQDAQLRHLMEDQHDHLRATTVPTHEVLEPDGTVPDPGLDPFDSSIPRRSIHNQNYGDYISFNGRLAKSVVGINGWSNNPCFKSSLNLSADSKKQIHQISSPTRISGRGSGVLSEGKKKRSEESSETSTKKAKQDNSTPASNKIQQPKVKIGDRITALQQIVSPFGKTDTASVLTETIGYIKFLQEQVQLLSNPYMKTNSYKDPWQSLERKEGKGEGKFDLRSRGLCLVPISCTPQVYRENTGSDYWTPYRGCFYR
- the LOC120069506 gene encoding transcription factor bHLH111 isoform X2, which produces MAEECTESSVATSNSTPQNWWDINHNQHHHHPSLSYNSHWLLQNPNSNSSCEDDSSFTNASNHSSLTSNHLLHHPSDHNHHWTQVLLNIGNDVELQSNEEDIEANFLETISSRSMSTAGIFEPTACSDYLKKMDTTNNNNWDDTFQTFTNNNNNNNNGLLTTSHTHMLQNERFLKLSNLVNTWSIALPRQDAQLRHLMEDQHDHLRATTVPTHEVLEPDGTVPDPGLDPFDSSIPRRSIHNQNYGDYISFNGRLAKSVVGINGWSNNPCFKSSLNLSADSKKQIHQISSPIQQPKVKIGDRITALQQIVSPFGKTDTASVLTETIGYIKFLQEQVQLLSNPYMKTNSYKDPWQSLERKEGKGEGKFDLRSRGLCLVPISCTPQVYRENTGSDYWTPYRGCFYR